In Methanosarcina siciliae T4/M, one genomic interval encodes:
- a CDS encoding ATPase domain-containing protein yields the protein MEISKGEGALCENESFYEEVFSDLKEEEKALPEFISSGNLEIDRKLEGGVPTGSLCLLEGGNDSGKSIFLQQMMWGALNQDKRVLALTTEKTSKELLNQMESLKHGISDYFIIGRAKIFEINAGYIEEKTQLSESLLQVMLECIKRCEEELIIIDSLTIFAVNSSENAVLNFFTECVKLCDNGKTILISVHGYAFPKAVLYRLRSVCSTCLELRIEQVGDQWIKTMEIQKLRGARKTSGNLLSFDVNSEFGLKIVPVSKVKA from the coding sequence ATGGAAATAAGTAAGGGCGAAGGAGCACTATGTGAAAATGAATCGTTCTACGAAGAAGTATTCAGCGACCTGAAAGAGGAAGAAAAGGCATTACCGGAGTTTATATCTTCCGGAAACCTGGAAATAGACAGAAAGCTGGAGGGAGGCGTGCCCACAGGTTCACTCTGCCTGCTTGAGGGGGGAAACGATAGTGGAAAGTCTATTTTTCTGCAGCAGATGATGTGGGGAGCCCTGAACCAGGATAAAAGGGTCCTTGCATTAACAACCGAGAAGACCTCAAAAGAACTCCTGAACCAGATGGAGAGCCTGAAACACGGGATTTCGGACTACTTCATAATAGGCAGAGCAAAAATATTTGAAATTAATGCGGGTTATATCGAGGAAAAAACCCAGTTGAGCGAGAGCCTGCTTCAGGTAATGCTTGAATGCATAAAAAGGTGCGAAGAAGAACTGATCATTATAGACTCCCTGACAATCTTCGCGGTTAATTCTTCGGAAAACGCAGTGTTAAACTTCTTTACCGAATGCGTAAAGCTGTGTGATAATGGAAAGACCATTCTCATAAGCGTGCACGGGTATGCATTCCCCAAGGCTGTGCTTTACAGGCTGAGGTCAGTTTGCAGTACCTGCCTTGAACTCAGGATAGAGCAGGTAGGGGACCAGTGGATAAAAACTATGGAAATTCAGAAACTAAGGGGTGCTAGGAAAACTAGCGGAAATTTGTTGAGTTTTGATGTGAACAGTGAGTTCGGATTGAAAATCGTTCCTGTTTCAAAAGTAAAAGCCTGA
- a CDS encoding type II/IV secretion system ATPase subunit translates to METLPFDPLPAPKNGGRSREETYSSLSSEMKEFVSREENYHILDYICRLPTDEIGFPEFYPRISRTMKRIKHPNLIYPAGKGLAVHIYPDREDVRNYYIPIEPCLFQRLDSKLEEIEKLLIDVIHDKDITTKDPEEKRRLLEKALEKACEVKKELKENLGTPEGKESRIFGNLKKTGKIFKTRKLQKISVTPEEFDAIKYMMIRDKVGMGLLEPLLLDSNIEDISCSGLGRIFVEHNVFSSLKTTISFEEIEELNSFVIQISEKVGKPITYRDPIVDTTLPDGSRINIVFGEDVSKRGSNFTIRKFMGVPISILELIEFGTIDYTMAAYMWMMLRAGMNCFISGGTASGKTTMMNAVTTFLPPEAKIVSIEDTPELQVPHKNWTREVTRTTRDDSGSDISMFDLLKAALRQRPNEITIGEIRGVEGNIAFQAMQTGHSVMSTFHATSVEKLIQRLTGDPINVPSSYVDNLNVVLIQSAVNVPGKGIERRVLSINEIVGYDSENQAFNFMDIFKWDPATDTFKFTGKNNSYLLEHKIAPRMGIPENQIRKIYYELDRREKILRKIHQADITNFYDLFNTLIRLEEAGLTS, encoded by the coding sequence ATGGAAACTCTGCCTTTTGACCCGTTGCCTGCACCGAAAAATGGAGGGCGTTCCAGAGAAGAAACTTATTCCAGCCTTTCTTCAGAAATGAAGGAGTTCGTCAGCAGGGAAGAAAACTATCATATCCTTGATTATATCTGCAGGCTTCCGACGGATGAAATCGGGTTTCCGGAATTCTATCCGAGAATTTCGAGGACCATGAAAAGAATCAAGCACCCCAACCTGATATATCCTGCCGGGAAAGGGCTTGCAGTCCACATATATCCTGATAGGGAAGACGTAAGAAACTATTACATCCCCATAGAACCCTGCCTTTTCCAGAGGCTGGACAGTAAACTTGAGGAAATAGAGAAGTTACTCATTGATGTGATACACGACAAGGATATTACCACAAAAGACCCCGAAGAAAAAAGGAGACTCCTCGAAAAAGCTCTTGAAAAGGCCTGCGAAGTAAAAAAGGAATTAAAGGAAAATCTCGGGACACCGGAAGGAAAAGAATCCAGGATTTTCGGGAACCTGAAGAAAACCGGCAAAATCTTCAAAACGAGAAAGTTACAGAAAATTTCCGTAACGCCTGAGGAATTCGATGCGATCAAATACATGATGATAAGGGATAAGGTGGGGATGGGATTGCTCGAACCTTTACTGCTTGACTCGAATATAGAGGACATAAGCTGCAGCGGGCTCGGCAGGATCTTTGTTGAACATAATGTATTCTCCTCCCTTAAAACAACAATCTCTTTTGAGGAAATAGAAGAACTCAATTCCTTTGTCATACAGATTTCCGAAAAAGTAGGAAAACCGATCACCTATAGGGACCCGATAGTTGATACCACGCTTCCGGACGGCTCAAGGATTAATATCGTATTCGGGGAAGACGTGTCAAAGCGGGGGAGCAATTTTACCATCAGGAAATTTATGGGAGTTCCTATTTCAATTCTCGAACTTATTGAATTCGGAACAATCGACTATACAATGGCTGCATACATGTGGATGATGCTCAGGGCAGGGATGAACTGTTTCATTTCAGGAGGAACTGCCTCCGGAAAGACCACAATGATGAATGCGGTAACTACTTTTCTTCCTCCCGAAGCCAAAATAGTCTCCATTGAAGATACCCCGGAACTGCAGGTGCCCCATAAGAACTGGACCCGGGAGGTCACAAGGACTACAAGGGACGACAGCGGCTCGGACATCTCCATGTTTGACCTGTTAAAGGCCGCCCTTCGCCAGCGCCCGAATGAGATTACTATAGGGGAGATCCGGGGGGTTGAAGGAAACATTGCTTTTCAGGCAATGCAGACAGGACACTCTGTAATGTCCACCTTCCATGCCACCTCGGTTGAGAAACTCATCCAGAGGTTGACAGGAGATCCCATAAATGTCCCCAGTAGTTATGTGGATAATCTGAATGTGGTTCTGATTCAGAGTGCCGTAAACGTCCCGGGAAAAGGGATTGAAAGAAGAGTCCTGAGCATAAACGAAATCGTAGGCTACGATTCCGAGAACCAGGCTTTTAACTTTATGGATATCTTCAAATGGGACCCTGCTACGGATACTTTCAAGTTTACAGGGAAAAACAACTCTTACCTGCTGGAGCATAAAATTGCTCCTCGAATGGGAATTCCTG